TCACCGCCTGAAGGAATCGAGACTTTCTCTCATCGGGTGATTCGGTGTCAGACTTCGGCGTCAGGATGATATTCACACACTCCAGCACGCCCTTCATGCGATCTGCTTGTGGTCCATCCACGACGGAACGGAAATCGAAACCGTGCAGGATGCCGCAGACGATCTCGTACTTCTCTTTCATGATGGCGACGGCTTCTTCCTGATCGATGGTGGTCGACCCTTTACCGCCGCTTTGTGTATAGTCCATCAGCGCTTTCTTCAACTGATCCGCCAGCCCGAGATAATCTACAATCAACCCGCCCGGCTTGTCTTTAAAGACTCGGTTCACTCTCGCAATCGCCTGCATCAAGCCATGTCCCCGCATGGGCTTGTCCACATACATCGTGTGCATACAGGGAGCATCGAAACCCGTCAGCCACATGTCCCGGACAATCACCAGCTTCAATCCATCCGCCGGGTCTTTGAAACGCTTGGCAAGGGCTTCCCTTCTCGGCTTGTTCCGGGCGTGCTCCTGCCATTCCAGCGGGTCGGAGGCGCTGCCGGTCATCACAACCTTGATAGCGCCTTTCTCGTCTTCCTTGGCGTGCCACGCCGGGCGGAGCTTCACGATGGCGTTGTAGAGGGCCACGCAGATGCGGCGGCTCATGCAGACAATCATCGCCTTGCCCTCTATCGCCTCCAAGCGCTGCTCGAAGTGCTGCACCAAATCGTTGGCAACCAGTTCAACCCGCTTGGGCGCTCCCACCATCGCTTCAAGGCGTGCCCACTTGCTCTTGAGCTTGTGTTTGACCGGCTCGTCTTCGCCCTCGGTCAGTTCCTCGAACTCCGGGTCAATCTTCGGCTTTTCCGCTTCCGCAAGTTCGATCTTCGCCAGTCGCCCTTCGTAGTAAATGCGGACCGTTGCGCCGTCCTCCACCGCGCGTTGGATGTCGTAAATGTCCAAGTAATCACCGAAAACCGCAGGCGTATTCTTGTCGCCGCTTTCGATGGGCGTGCCGGTGAACCCGATGAAAGACGCCTTCGGAAGAGCGTCGCGCATGTGCCGGGCAAAGCCCTCAATAAAACCATATTGGCTACGGTGCGCCTCATCCGCGATGACCACAATATTCTGACGGTCAGAAAGTTCAGGGTAGGTGTCTCCTTTGGCTTCCGGAAGGAATTTCTGGATCGTTGTGAAAATCACTCCGCCCGCGGCGACCTTCAACTTATCGCGCAAGTCTTTTCGGCTTTCAGCCTGTACTGGTCTCTGTCGAAGTAGGTCATGACAATTTGAGAATGTTCCGAACAATTGGTCGTCCAGATCATTTTTATCCGTGATTACAACCAGCGTGGGGTTCTGCATCGCCGGGTGCTGAATCACCTTCCCTGAATAGAAAACCATCGAAAGGCTTTTGCCGGACCCTTGCGTGTGCCAGACCACGCCCACCCTTCGGTCCCCATACTGAGCCGAATCCTCGGAGACGTAATCAATGAAGTCTTCCGACACGCCCACAATGCCGCCGCTGGAAACGTCCGCCTCGGGGTCCGCGCCGCACGCCCGCAACGTCGCCGCCAACGCCTTCTTCACCGCCCAAAACTGATGGTAAGCCGCCGCCTTCTTCACCACCTTCTGCCCGTCATCTTCGAACACGATGAAGTTCAGCAGGTAATCAAGGAACCGCTCCTTGCTGAAAATGCCTTCAATGAGAACGTCCATCTGCGGAGCGTTCACCGGGGCGATGTCCACACCGTCCACGGTGCGCCACGGCATGAACCTTTCCCAGTCCGCCGTCAACGTCCCTGCCTTCGCCTCGAAACCGTCTGTGATGACAAGCAGTTCATTGAACGTGAACAGGCTGGGAATCTGGCTCTTGTAAGTCTGAAGCTGATGGAAGGCTTTCTTGATCGTGGCGTCTTCATCGGCGGGGTTCTTGAGTTCAATCACCGCCACCGGCAAGCCATTCAGGAAGAGCACAATGTCCGGGCGGCGATTGTGGTCGCCCTCCACCACCGTGAACTGATTCACCGCCAGCCAATCGTTATTCCCCACGTTCTTCGTATCGACCAACCAGACCTGATCGTGCTTGATCCGCCCGTCTTCGTGATACTCCACCGGAACGCCGTGGGTCAGCATCCGGTGAAAGCGCCGGTTGTTCTCAATCAGGCTGGGAGTCTCGGTCCGCACAACTTTCCGCGCCGCGTCTTCGATGGCTTCGGGCGGCATGGAGGGATTGATTCTTTCGAGTGCTAGGCTCAGGCGTTGGAAAAGCGTCACGGTTGAGAAGGAATCCCTCTCCGGTTCCGTCCCTTCTGGCGATAGATCAGGACCATGAGCCTTCTCGAAGCCGATGGCTTCAAGAAGTGAGAGCAATGACTCCTCTGTGAAGTTTTCGGATATGAACGAAGTCATGCTTCTTCCTCAGCCTTTGTGGATGTGTTGGCTCTACCCAAGAGCCTCCTTTTCGCCCGTTCATTGAATAAGCTTGTACGCTCTGCTATGACTACAGGGTCTAACTCGTTTGCAAGTGTGTCTGCATTTTGATGTGCTGATTCAGAGAACTCAAAGAGGCAGCTAATTGCTGGATCGTTGTAGATGCCAATTTGCTCTAAGTAGGTTTCCCCGCCCATAGTGGTTACAACAAGGTAGATGACTTCCGTATGATGAGCTATTGAGATAGAGACAAGGTCTGGACGTAATGACCTTGGGCATCGTTTATTGAGATCCTCTTTAACGTTCCCGGAGATGTCCATTTCGGAAAGTTCAAAGGAGTACATCTGGGGTGCCAGTAAGAACAACGCTTTGCTGTAGGGGCATTGAAGACCCGCGATTTCCACTGGAGGAAATTCTTCATCTAAGAGTTGATCCAAAACAGGATCAGAAGAGGGATTTCTCTCGGCGAATATCTTGTCCAACCTCGCACTAACAACTTTCTCAATATCGGGAATGTCAAATAAGAATGAGAAAATTGCTTTCGTCGATTTGGCAATTTCATCCAAGTGGTCAGACAGCGGGACTACGGGTTCGCCAACATGATATTGATGGTTTCTGATCCCGTGGAGAAAATTCACATTCTCAAAATCTACTGTAGGAGTGACCTTTCTTCGTCCATACTCTTCTTGAAGAAACTTTATGCGGGAGGGGAAATTCTTCAACCACTTTTCAATATCCCCATCATCATAGGTACGGTTGTTTCTTTGCCTTGGCTTAAGGTTCAAATAGGTACTGATTGATATTTCGGTGGCATTATCAAAGACGATGAAAGCAATACGTCTATCAATATCAGTAGCGAGCGCCCGATGGAGTTCCGCCTGAACAATCTGCTCAAACGGGATTCGTAGCCACGGTTTCACCTCGCTCATGACTCACGATCCTCGCCTAGAAGATGGGTAACAGAAAGCTTCCCGGAAAGCAACTGTGGCAATAACGAGTCCCTAAGCGCCTCTAAGGTCCACATTTCCCGAGTGTTTCGGTGAATTAGGTTGAAGCTCGGATCAATCAAGGGAGCGATTGCTTCTAGCAGCTGTTTGGGGGGAATAGCAAGCCGCGCCTCTGAAAGGTGGCTCCGCTTGATATGTCCCATCGTGGTCGCTTTGTGGGAAGCTATATCCTTAAAGAAAGGCATCGCTTCGACAAGGTGGTGATAAACAAACCACTTCGGATAATCATCACAAACAACCTTGAAAATGTGCTGATTGATAACAGCCTCATCACGATGCCAACGATACACATCCAACGAACCTGACCATGCAAAGAGCAAATCATCAGGATACGCCGTGTTGTCAGGCTCTGCCTCAACATCGTTATAGACAGTCGAGCCACCCGGACCCGAATTCAGTTCCGCGATGCGGATAACCATCCGCCCGGTTCCCGATGCTCCCTTAGTGAAGTTTCTCCCATTAACATAGCGGGCAAGATCATCAATGGTCCCTGCATTCCATCCTGCCGGAATCTCCCCCAATTCTGAATCCTGAAAGCTGTCTGGAAAGAGTGCCGCGAGGTCGGGAGTCACGCCAAGCTTGGCAAGTTCTTCATCAGGCGAGGCGCCGCTGGCTTTTGCCTCCGTCTTCACCCGCACGGGGTCGAAGTCCACAAACCAGCTCTTGAACAGCGCCCGAGCCATCGCTTCCAGCGTCTCGTTCATCCGCCGGTTGAGTTCGATCTTGTCGTCTAGCGTCCCGAGGATATGGGCGATGGCTTTCTGTTCATGAAGGGGTGGAATGGTCAGAAGGAAATTCGGTACATCTCTACACCGCAAAGAGTCAAAGACAGCGCCCACATTCAGAAAC
This DNA window, taken from bacterium, encodes the following:
- a CDS encoding type I restriction endonuclease subunit R, coding for MTSFISENFTEESLLSLLEAIGFEKAHGPDLSPEGTEPERDSFSTVTLFQRLSLALERINPSMPPEAIEDAARKVVRTETPSLIENNRRFHRMLTHGVPVEYHEDGRIKHDQVWLVDTKNVGNNDWLAVNQFTVVEGDHNRRPDIVLFLNGLPVAVIELKNPADEDATIKKAFHQLQTYKSQIPSLFTFNELLVITDGFEAKAGTLTADWERFMPWRTVDGVDIAPVNAPQMDVLIEGIFSKERFLDYLLNFIVFEDDGQKVVKKAAAYHQFWAVKKALAATLRACGADPEADVSSGGIVGVSEDFIDYVSEDSAQYGDRRVGVVWHTQGSGKSLSMVFYSGKVIQHPAMQNPTLVVITDKNDLDDQLFGTFSNCHDLLRQRPVQAESRKDLRDKLKVAAGGVIFTTIQKFLPEAKGDTYPELSDRQNIVVIADEAHRSQYGFIEGFARHMRDALPKASFIGFTGTPIESGDKNTPAVFGDYLDIYDIQRAVEDGATVRIYYEGRLAKIELAEAEKPKIDPEFEELTEGEDEPVKHKLKSKWARLEAMVGAPKRVELVANDLVQHFEQRLEAIEGKAMIVCMSRRICVALYNAIVKLRPAWHAKEDEKGAIKVVMTGSASDPLEWQEHARNKPRREALAKRFKDPADGLKLVIVRDMWLTGFDAPCMHTMYVDKPMRGHGLMQAIARVNRVFKDKPGGLIVDYLGLADQLKKALMDYTQSGGKGSTTIDQEEAVAIMKEKYEIVCGILHGFDFRSVVDGPQADRMKGVLECVNIILTPKSDTESPDERKSRFLQAVTELSKAFALAVPHEEAIGIRDDVGFFQTVKAGIAKLAPRGPGKSPEDLDTAVRQIVSRAVSSDEVVDIFAQAGLKKPDISILSEEFLEEVKHLKQKNLAVEMLRKLMNDEIKTRSRSNLVQARSFSEMLEQAIRKYQNRSIEAAQVIQELIELAKQMNEAYRRGEELGLTEDEVAFYDALEVNDSAVQILGDDCLKTIAHELVQAIRKNVSIDWSARESARARMRLLVKKILKKYGYPPDKQEKATQTVLEQAELLCGNVA
- a CDS encoding restriction endonuclease subunit S, which encodes MAGEWKTVTLADAGVSLIDCDHRTPPEAAFGMPYLTIPQMKNGHLNLKDSRRISEAHFAEWTRKANPQTHDVVVSRRCNPGESGYVRQDMRFALGQNLVLLRSDGETVFPPFLRWLLRGNEWWDQVQKFLNVGAVFDSLRCRDVPNFLLTIPPLHEQKAIAHILGTLDDKIELNRRMNETLEAMARALFKSWFVDFDPVRVKTEAKASGASPDEELAKLGVTPDLAALFPDSFQDSELGEIPAGWNAGTIDDLARYVNGRNFTKGASGTGRMVIRIAELNSGPGGSTVYNDVEAEPDNTAYPDDLLFAWSGSLDVYRWHRDEAVINQHIFKVVCDDYPKWFVYHHLVEAMPFFKDIASHKATTMGHIKRSHLSEARLAIPPKQLLEAIAPLIDPSFNLIHRNTREMWTLEALRDSLLPQLLSGKLSVTHLLGEDRES